In the Colwellia sp. 20A7 genome, one interval contains:
- the secF gene encoding protein translocase subunit SecF codes for MQILQLKETVSFMKYRKFAMIFSALLMMAAVYSLAVNKLNFGLDFTGGTLIEVGFEEAADLQKLRQLMEDNNHEDAKVQFYGSSRDVVIRLGLRGDVKAEMLGNEILAILEEGTHQKVDMRRIEFVGASVGDELAEQGGLAMLTALICILVYVAFRFEWRFAVGSVVALFHDVLLTLGLFSFLKLEFDLTVLAAILAVIGYSLNDTIVVSDRIRENFRKIRDTSAEEIINMSLTQTLSRTIITSITTLLVLAALFWKGGTLIHGFATALLFGVFVGTYSSIYVASLVALGLGISREDLIPEVIEKEGEEQEEMMP; via the coding sequence ATGCAAATTTTACAGTTAAAAGAAACCGTCAGCTTTATGAAATATCGCAAATTTGCGATGATTTTTAGCGCGTTACTAATGATGGCAGCAGTCTACTCATTAGCAGTAAATAAATTAAACTTTGGTTTAGACTTTACTGGTGGAACGCTAATTGAAGTTGGTTTTGAAGAAGCCGCAGATTTACAAAAGCTACGTCAACTGATGGAAGACAACAACCATGAAGATGCCAAAGTGCAGTTTTATGGTAGTAGTCGTGATGTTGTTATTCGCTTAGGTTTACGTGGTGACGTAAAAGCTGAAATGTTGGGTAATGAAATACTCGCTATTCTTGAAGAAGGCACGCATCAAAAAGTAGATATGCGCCGTATTGAGTTTGTTGGTGCAAGTGTTGGTGATGAATTAGCAGAGCAGGGTGGCTTAGCCATGCTAACAGCGCTTATTTGTATTCTAGTATATGTTGCTTTTCGTTTCGAATGGCGCTTTGCAGTAGGCTCTGTAGTTGCTTTATTTCATGATGTTTTATTAACGCTTGGGCTTTTCTCTTTCTTAAAGTTAGAGTTTGATTTAACCGTACTTGCGGCAATATTAGCCGTTATTGGTTATTCACTTAACGATACTATTGTTGTGTCGGATCGAATTCGTGAAAACTTTAGAAAAATACGTGATACGTCAGCAGAAGAAATAATTAATATGTCTCTAACGCAAACGTTGAGCAGAACTATTATTACGTCAATAACAACGTTATTAGTATTAGCGGCATTGTTCTGGAAAGGTGGTACACTTATTCACGGTTTTGCAACAGCGTTACTGTTTGGCGTGTTTGTAGGTACTTACTCTTCAATTTATGTAGCGTCATTAGTTGCATTAGGTTTAGGTATTTCAAGAGAAGACCTGATACCAGAAGTGATTGAAAAAGAAGGTGAAGAGCAAGAAGAGATGATGCCATAA
- a CDS encoding DEAD/DEAH box helicase: MSTTATNTTKFTDLGLSEPLLKAVRDQGYDTPSPIQAQAIPAVLAGRDVMAAAQTGTGKTAGFTLPLLEKLSKGGTVKSRVQSNNVRALVLTPTRELAAQVSDSIATYGKYLDLHSTVVFGGVKINPQMMRLRQGVDVLVATPGRLMDLYNQNAVKFSQLEVFILDEADRMLDMGFIRDIKKIISVLPKQRQNLLFSATFSADIRALAKGLVHNPLEISVNAENSTAEKVTQWLTPVDKKRKPAVLTHLIKENEWRQVLVFTKTKHGANKLTKYLEAEGLTAAAIHGNKSQGARTKALASFKDGTVQVLVATDIAARGIDIDLLPNVVNFDLPNVPEDYVHRIGRTARAGNTGQAVSLVCADELNLLWDIENVIQQHIERKILENFIPANELGESRPIRSLKAKKAKKVHKPNAEKVEHKDGQRSASNTHNSNKNNSSNGQQKPRNAKPATTGRRRNNNNT, translated from the coding sequence ATGAGCACCACTGCCACTAATACAACTAAATTTACCGACCTAGGCTTATCTGAGCCATTACTTAAAGCTGTTCGTGATCAAGGTTACGATACACCATCACCAATTCAAGCACAGGCTATTCCAGCGGTACTTGCGGGTAGAGATGTAATGGCAGCCGCACAAACAGGCACAGGTAAAACAGCCGGATTTACGTTACCTTTATTAGAAAAATTATCTAAAGGCGGCACGGTTAAAAGTCGAGTTCAATCAAACAACGTTAGAGCATTAGTCTTAACACCAACAAGAGAATTAGCTGCCCAAGTTAGTGACAGCATTGCTACCTACGGTAAATATTTAGATCTTCATTCAACCGTTGTTTTTGGTGGCGTGAAAATTAATCCTCAAATGATGCGACTTAGACAAGGTGTTGATGTGTTAGTAGCAACGCCAGGTCGTTTGATGGACTTATATAACCAAAATGCCGTGAAGTTCTCTCAACTAGAAGTATTCATTTTAGATGAAGCTGACCGTATGTTAGATATGGGCTTCATTCGTGATATCAAAAAAATTATTTCTGTATTACCTAAGCAGCGTCAAAACTTACTTTTCTCAGCAACATTTTCAGCTGATATTCGTGCTTTAGCGAAAGGGCTAGTACACAATCCATTAGAAATCTCAGTTAATGCTGAAAATTCAACAGCAGAAAAAGTAACGCAATGGTTAACACCCGTAGATAAAAAGCGTAAGCCAGCGGTATTAACACATTTAATTAAAGAAAATGAATGGCGACAAGTATTGGTGTTTACCAAAACTAAGCATGGTGCAAATAAGCTCACTAAATATTTAGAAGCTGAAGGCTTAACTGCTGCAGCTATTCACGGTAATAAAAGCCAAGGCGCACGTACTAAAGCGTTAGCTTCTTTTAAAGACGGTACCGTACAAGTATTAGTTGCCACTGATATTGCAGCACGCGGTATTGATATTGACTTATTACCTAACGTAGTAAATTTTGATTTGCCAAATGTACCAGAAGATTATGTTCACCGTATTGGCCGTACAGCACGTGCAGGTAATACTGGGCAAGCTGTATCACTGGTTTGCGCTGACGAATTAAATTTACTGTGGGATATTGAAAACGTTATTCAACAGCATATTGAGCGTAAAATACTAGAAAACTTCATCCCTGCTAACGAATTAGGTGAGTCTAGACCAATTCGTTCATTAAAAGCGAAGAAGGCTAAAAAAGTACATAAGCCTAACGCAGAAAAGGTTGAACATAAAGATGGTCAACGTTCAGCTAGCAACACTCATAACAGCAACAAAAACAACAGCAGCAACGGTCAACAAAAACCGCGTAATGCTAAACCTGCTACAACAGGCAGAAGAAGAAACAACAACAATACGTAA
- the cobA gene encoding uroporphyrinogen-III C-methyltransferase translates to MKPFPEYIPPAHKQLFIHGEVALVGAGPGDPDLLTLQAFRFIQQAEVVIYDRLVSEEIMALLPENCERIYVGKKQADHRVPQDAINQILVDNAKLNKKVLRLKGGDPFVFGRGGEEAQFIVDKGIACHIVPGMTAASACTSYAGIPLTHRKVARSCTFITGNVQDNGALDLPWKTLNDPEQTVVFYMGIKSLPIITQQLVKAGRSKNTPAALIRKGTHQSQQVIKGSLATLEELVILHNIKPPSLIVIGDVVDTFADVELKNLGYLAPA, encoded by the coding sequence ATGAAACCTTTCCCTGAATATATACCTCCAGCACATAAACAACTTTTCATACATGGCGAGGTTGCACTAGTTGGCGCAGGACCTGGTGATCCAGATTTATTAACCTTACAAGCGTTTCGTTTCATTCAACAAGCAGAAGTTGTGATTTACGATCGCCTAGTAAGTGAAGAGATAATGGCATTATTACCCGAAAACTGCGAACGAATATACGTAGGTAAAAAACAAGCTGACCACCGTGTTCCACAAGATGCTATCAATCAAATATTAGTAGATAATGCCAAGTTAAATAAAAAGGTATTACGCTTAAAAGGCGGTGATCCTTTTGTGTTTGGTCGTGGTGGTGAAGAAGCGCAATTTATAGTAGACAAAGGCATTGCTTGTCATATTGTTCCTGGAATGACTGCCGCATCAGCTTGTACCAGCTATGCAGGTATTCCGTTAACACATAGAAAAGTTGCTCGCAGCTGCACCTTTATTACCGGCAACGTGCAAGATAATGGTGCACTTGACCTGCCTTGGAAGACGTTAAATGATCCCGAGCAAACCGTAGTATTTTATATGGGGATAAAAAGTTTACCTATTATTACCCAACAACTCGTTAAGGCTGGTCGAAGTAAAAATACACCAGCAGCATTAATCAGAAAAGGCACACACCAAAGCCAACAAGTGATTAAAGGCAGTTTAGCAACGTTAGAAGAGCTCGTAATATTACATAACATCAAGCCACCTAGCCTAATTGTTATTGGTGATGTGGTTGATACCTTTGCTGATGTAGAATTGAAAAACTTAGGTTACTTAGCGCCAGCGTAG
- the suhB gene encoding inositol-1-monophosphatase translates to MHPMLNIAVRAARNAGKVIIRSFEQLDKVEIESKGSNDFVTSADLAAEEAIIETIRKSYPAHTIIGEESGVLTGSDDDYQWIIDPLDGTTNFIKGIPHFSVSIALKVKGKLDQAVVFDPIRGEVFSASRGKGAQLNGMRIRVKAHKELAATIIATGFPHKQKQHTTAYMAMFTALFKKSSDLRRAGSAALDLAYVAAGRVDGYFEIGLKPWDTAAGELLVIEAGGLVTDFVGGHNHTSSGNIVASSTRLQKELLQTIRPHLGEALSK, encoded by the coding sequence ATGCATCCCATGCTAAATATTGCCGTGCGCGCTGCGCGCAATGCAGGAAAAGTTATTATTCGCTCATTTGAGCAACTTGATAAAGTAGAAATTGAATCTAAAGGTTCTAACGACTTTGTGACCAGTGCTGATCTTGCAGCAGAAGAAGCAATTATTGAAACTATTCGTAAATCATACCCTGCTCACACTATAATAGGTGAAGAGTCTGGTGTATTAACGGGCTCAGACGATGACTATCAATGGATTATTGATCCGTTAGATGGCACAACAAACTTCATTAAAGGCATTCCACACTTTTCAGTATCAATTGCACTGAAAGTAAAAGGCAAACTTGACCAAGCTGTAGTATTTGACCCTATTCGTGGTGAAGTATTTTCTGCAAGCCGTGGTAAAGGTGCACAATTAAACGGTATGCGTATTCGTGTGAAAGCTCACAAAGAGCTAGCAGCAACAATTATTGCAACAGGTTTCCCTCATAAACAAAAGCAACATACAACAGCATACATGGCTATGTTTACTGCTTTATTTAAAAAATCATCAGATCTTCGCCGTGCAGGCTCTGCAGCATTAGATTTAGCTTATGTTGCCGCTGGTCGAGTTGATGGTTATTTTGAAATAGGTTTAAAACCTTGGGATACAGCAGCAGGTGAATTACTTGTGATAGAAGCTGGTGGTTTAGTAACAGATTTTGTTGGTGGCCATAACCATACTTCATCAGGAAATATTGTTGCAAGTAGCACAAGATTACAAAAAGAATTGCTACAAACTATTCGCCCACATTTAGGCGAAGCGTTAAGTAAGTAG
- the trmJ gene encoding tRNA (cytosine(32)/uridine(32)-2'-O)-methyltransferase TrmJ: MSDSKSNSLLDQVRIVLVNTSDCRNIGSAARAMKTMGLSQLILVDPIEMPNGQAQALAAGATDVLANAKVVSTLSEAIEDCGLVVGTSARSRTLPWPMLEPRGCGEKLIAEANEYPVALVFGRESSGLTNDELQMCHFHVQIPANPDYSSLNLAMAVQTLSYEVRTSYLLSIDNEHQERSTGNGNYIGKKIINAKSEDNEIYPVTEETERFYQHFENALLGTGFIVESHPGLVMTKLRRLFNRARPDVKEIKMMRGILASVERASKDK; encoded by the coding sequence ATGTCAGATTCAAAAAGTAATAGTTTATTAGATCAAGTGCGTATTGTATTAGTGAATACGTCAGATTGTCGTAATATCGGTAGCGCTGCAAGAGCGATGAAAACAATGGGATTAAGCCAGTTAATTTTGGTTGATCCAATTGAAATGCCTAATGGCCAAGCGCAAGCGTTAGCTGCCGGTGCTACTGACGTGTTGGCAAATGCCAAAGTTGTTAGTACCTTAAGTGAAGCAATAGAAGATTGTGGTTTGGTTGTTGGTACCAGTGCTCGTTCACGTACCTTACCTTGGCCTATGTTAGAGCCACGAGGTTGTGGTGAAAAATTAATAGCGGAAGCAAATGAATATCCTGTTGCGTTAGTTTTTGGTAGAGAAAGCAGCGGTTTGACTAATGATGAATTACAGATGTGTCATTTCCATGTGCAAATCCCAGCTAATCCTGACTATAGTTCATTGAATTTAGCCATGGCAGTGCAAACCTTAAGTTATGAGGTTCGTACTAGTTATTTGTTGTCTATTGATAATGAACATCAAGAGCGAAGTACTGGTAACGGTAATTATATCGGTAAAAAAATAATTAATGCGAAAAGTGAAGACAATGAAATTTATCCGGTAACGGAAGAAACTGAGCGTTTTTATCAGCATTTCGAAAATGCGTTATTAGGTACTGGCTTTATTGTTGAGAGTCACCCAGGTTTAGTGATGACTAAATTAAGACGTTTGTTTAACCGTGCTCGTCCAGATGTAAAAGAAATTAAAATGATGCGTGGCATTCTTGCTTCAGTTGAACGAGCATCAAAAGATAAGTAA
- the cysE gene encoding serine O-acetyltransferase, producing the protein MFSRIKEDINSVFDRDPAARSSLEVLLNYPGLHAIWIHRLSHKLWRANWKLLARVLSTFSRWLTGVEIHPGAKLGRRFFIDHGMGVVIGETSEIGDDVTLYHGVTLGGTSWNAGKRHPTLEDNVVIGAGAQVLGPITIGKGGKVGSNSVVVKDLPANATAVGIPARIVNGRTNSLLDKELGEKLGASLDKESRDKAAKKFGFDAYAVSADSPDPVAKAIGRLLDHMHLMDDRVSKVCKEVNQLGGNICPNDLPELRVGEFVEDKKAAAKRRESKVESFDPEI; encoded by the coding sequence ATGTTTAGCCGTATCAAAGAAGACATTAATAGTGTTTTTGACCGAGATCCTGCCGCCCGAAGTAGCCTTGAAGTATTACTTAATTATCCCGGTTTACATGCTATTTGGATTCACCGATTAAGTCATAAACTATGGCGTGCTAATTGGAAGTTACTGGCACGTGTTTTATCTACCTTTTCGCGTTGGTTAACTGGCGTTGAAATTCACCCCGGCGCAAAACTCGGTCGTCGTTTTTTTATTGACCACGGTATGGGCGTTGTTATTGGTGAAACCTCTGAAATTGGTGATGATGTTACCTTGTACCATGGGGTTACCTTAGGTGGTACTAGCTGGAATGCAGGAAAACGTCACCCTACACTAGAAGATAACGTAGTTATTGGTGCTGGTGCTCAAGTACTTGGCCCTATTACTATTGGTAAAGGCGGTAAAGTCGGCTCAAATTCTGTTGTTGTTAAAGATTTACCTGCAAATGCGACTGCCGTTGGTATTCCTGCACGTATTGTTAATGGCCGTACAAACTCATTACTTGATAAAGAGTTGGGCGAAAAACTTGGTGCGAGTTTAGATAAAGAGTCGCGCGATAAAGCGGCGAAAAAATTCGGCTTCGATGCTTATGCCGTTTCTGCTGATAGTCCTGATCCTGTCGCTAAAGCAATAGGGCGTTTGTTGGATCATATGCATTTAATGGACGACCGTGTTTCAAAGGTTTGTAAAGAAGTGAATCAGCTAGGGGGTAACATTTGTCCTAACGATTTACCTGAGCTACGTGTTGGCGAGTTTGTTGAAGACAAAAAAGCGGCAGCTAAACGTCGAGAAAGCAAAGTTGAGAGTTTCGATCCTGAAATTTAA
- the iscR gene encoding Fe-S cluster assembly transcriptional regulator IscR, whose amino-acid sequence MKLTSKGRYAVTAMLDVTIHAVSGPVSLADISERQGISLSYLEQLFSKLRKSGLVISIRGPGGGYRLGRCSAQIAIADVISAVNESVDATKCQGKGNCQGGEQCLTHSLWQGLSQRIEEFLQNISLAELITKNDVKTVSKRQNDIHISGKKESSLETIIPINL is encoded by the coding sequence ATGAAATTAACTTCTAAAGGTCGTTATGCCGTAACTGCAATGCTTGATGTTACAATTCATGCAGTAAGTGGCCCTGTATCATTAGCTGATATTTCAGAGCGACAAGGCATTTCTTTATCGTATTTAGAGCAATTGTTTTCTAAATTACGTAAAAGTGGTTTAGTGATTAGCATTCGAGGTCCTGGCGGTGGTTATCGTTTAGGTCGATGTTCAGCACAAATTGCTATTGCCGATGTTATAAGCGCTGTTAATGAAAGTGTTGATGCGACAAAGTGCCAAGGAAAGGGTAATTGTCAGGGAGGAGAGCAATGTTTAACGCACTCTTTATGGCAAGGTTTAAGTCAGCGCATTGAAGAGTTTTTACAAAATATATCATTGGCTGAACTTATCACTAAAAATGATGTAAAAACCGTGTCAAAACGACAAAATGATATTCATATATCTGGTAAAAAAGAGTCATCGTTAGAAACCATTATTCCTATTAATTTATAA
- a CDS encoding IscS subfamily cysteine desulfurase encodes MKLPIYFDYSATTPVDKRVAEKMMQYMTTDGHFGNPASRSHKFGWQAEEAVDVARNQIAELINADPREIVFTSGATESDNLAIKGAANFYSKKGKHVITCKTEHKAVLDPCRELERQGFEVTYLDPEDNGLIDLKKLEAAMREDTVLVSIMHVNNEIGVIQDIGEIGEMCRARKIIFHVDAAQSVGKINIDLQHLKVDLLSISAHKMYGPKGIGALYVRRKPRIRLEAQMHGGGHERGMRSGTLATHQIVGMGEACRLAKEEMAQDFAHATAMRDRLWAGLNQMEQVFVNGDFDKRYPGNLNVSFNFVEGESLIMALKDLAVSSGSACTSASLEPSYVLRALGLNDEMAHSSIRFSFGRFTTSEEVDYAIDLIQKSIGHLRDMSPLWEMFKDGIDLDSIEWAAH; translated from the coding sequence ATGAAGCTTCCTATTTATTTCGATTATTCAGCAACGACCCCTGTTGACAAACGTGTTGCTGAAAAAATGATGCAATATATGACCACTGATGGTCATTTCGGAAACCCTGCATCCCGTTCACATAAGTTTGGCTGGCAAGCTGAAGAAGCAGTTGATGTTGCGCGTAACCAAATTGCTGAATTAATTAATGCTGACCCACGTGAAATTGTTTTTACTTCAGGTGCTACAGAGTCAGACAACCTTGCAATTAAAGGTGCTGCTAACTTTTATAGTAAGAAAGGTAAGCATGTTATTACGTGTAAAACCGAGCATAAAGCTGTATTAGATCCATGTCGTGAATTAGAGCGTCAAGGTTTTGAAGTTACGTATCTTGATCCTGAAGATAACGGCTTAATTGATTTGAAAAAACTTGAAGCAGCTATGCGCGAAGATACTGTTTTAGTTAGTATTATGCATGTAAATAATGAAATTGGTGTTATTCAAGATATTGGCGAAATCGGCGAAATGTGTCGTGCTCGTAAAATTATTTTCCATGTTGATGCCGCACAAAGTGTTGGTAAAATTAACATTGACTTACAGCATTTAAAAGTAGATTTGTTATCAATATCTGCTCATAAAATGTATGGTCCTAAAGGTATTGGTGCATTGTACGTACGTCGTAAACCACGTATTCGTCTTGAAGCACAAATGCACGGTGGCGGTCATGAGCGTGGTATGCGTTCTGGTACCTTAGCGACTCACCAAATTGTTGGTATGGGTGAAGCTTGTCGTTTGGCAAAAGAAGAAATGGCACAAGATTTTGCACATGCAACTGCTATGCGTGATCGTTTATGGGCTGGCTTAAACCAAATGGAACAAGTGTTTGTTAACGGCGACTTTGACAAACGTTACCCTGGTAATTTAAATGTAAGCTTCAACTTTGTTGAAGGCGAATCATTAATTATGGCATTAAAAGACTTAGCAGTTTCATCAGGCAGTGCCTGTACTTCTGCAAGTTTAGAGCCTTCTTATGTTTTAAGAGCGCTTGGTTTAAATGATGAAATGGCACATAGCTCAATTCGTTTTAGCTTTGGTCGTTTCACTACAAGTGAAGAAGTTGATTATGCAATCGACTTAATACAGAAATCTATTGGTCACTTACGTGATATGTCACCGCTTTGGGAAATGTTCAAAGACGGTATTGATTTAGACTCAATTGAATGGGCAGCTCACTAA
- the iscU gene encoding Fe-S cluster assembly scaffold IscU produces MAYSEKVIDHYENPRNVGSMDKNDPSVATGMVGAPACGDVMKLQLKISADGVIEDAKFKTYGCGSAIASSSLVTEWVKGKSIEEAGQIKNTAIAEELALPPVKIHCSILAEDAIKAAIEDYKSKNG; encoded by the coding sequence ATGGCTTATAGCGAAAAAGTAATCGATCATTATGAAAATCCACGTAACGTTGGTTCTATGGATAAGAATGATCCATCTGTAGCAACTGGTATGGTTGGCGCACCTGCGTGTGGCGATGTAATGAAGTTACAACTTAAAATTTCAGCAGACGGTGTTATTGAAGATGCTAAATTTAAAACTTACGGCTGTGGATCTGCCATTGCTTCAAGCTCATTGGTAACAGAATGGGTTAAAGGTAAGTCAATTGAAGAAGCTGGTCAGATTAAAAACACTGCCATTGCTGAAGAATTAGCTTTACCACCGGTAAAAATTCATTGCTCAATTTTAGCTGAAGATGCTATTAAAGCGGCAATTGAAGATTACAAAAGCAAAAACGGTTAA
- the iscA gene encoding iron-sulfur cluster assembly protein IscA, whose product MSVTMTPAATERVQSFMTNRGKGLGLRLGIKTTGCSGLAYVLEFVDDLNEDDHMFNIENVNIIIDTKSLVYLDGIELDFVKEGLNEGFKFTNPNAKGECGCGESFNV is encoded by the coding sequence ATGTCAGTTACCATGACGCCAGCGGCAACAGAGCGAGTTCAATCTTTTATGACGAATCGAGGCAAAGGTCTTGGTTTGCGTTTAGGTATTAAAACGACAGGTTGCTCAGGCTTGGCTTATGTACTTGAGTTTGTTGATGATTTAAATGAAGATGATCATATGTTTAATATTGAAAACGTTAACATTATCATTGACACTAAAAGCTTAGTTTATCTTGATGGTATTGAGTTAGATTTTGTTAAAGAAGGTCTGAACGAAGGCTTTAAGTTTACCAACCCTAATGCCAAAGGCGAATGTGGTTGTGGTGAAAGCTTTAACGTATAA
- the hscB gene encoding co-chaperone HscB, with protein sequence MNYFQLFGIEVTFDVDLNQLSQTYQTLQKSAHPDKFAHASSQEQLIAVQKSAELNDAYQTIKQPLARAEYILTLRGVELPNEQHTFGDTSFLMRQMELREMLEDVTHAEDVDGALEAAQQELAQEYQQHFSLLQAQICENTEAANMLACDNLRKLKFYQKLNIEVDRLEDSLFDD encoded by the coding sequence GTGAATTACTTCCAATTATTCGGGATTGAAGTTACTTTCGATGTCGATTTAAATCAACTATCTCAAACCTATCAAACACTGCAAAAGTCGGCTCATCCTGACAAATTTGCTCATGCTTCGAGCCAAGAGCAGCTTATTGCAGTACAAAAATCGGCAGAGCTTAATGATGCCTATCAAACAATAAAACAACCTTTAGCACGTGCGGAATATATTCTTACCTTACGAGGCGTAGAATTACCTAACGAGCAACATACTTTTGGTGATACCAGCTTTTTAATGAGGCAAATGGAACTAAGAGAAATGTTGGAAGACGTGACCCATGCTGAAGACGTTGACGGTGCTTTAGAAGCTGCGCAACAAGAGCTTGCTCAAGAATATCAGCAACACTTTAGCTTATTACAAGCACAAATTTGCGAAAACACTGAAGCGGCTAATATGTTAGCATGCGATAATTTACGTAAATTGAAATTTTATCAAAAACTCAATATTGAAGTAGATCGTCTTGAAGATAGTTTGTTTGACGATTAG
- the hscA gene encoding Fe-S protein assembly chaperone HscA, producing MALLQIAEPGLSTVPHEHRLAAGIDLGTTNSLIASVQSGEASTLVDQDGRDILPSIVSYQPNDILVGEAAKALSVSDPQNTIVSAKRLIGRSLTDIQSKYPSLPYQFTGDENKPEIVTRQGNINPVQVSAEILKSLAQRAEKALGGELTGVVVTVPAHFDDAQRQSTKDAAKLAGVNVLRLLNEPTAAAVAYGLDSGQEGVIAIYDLGGGTFDISVLRLNKGVFEVLSTGGDSALGGDDFDVVLADYLVEQAGLTRPLSPSLERQLIQQACYAKEQLTTLDNVDVTLTFDSADSNDQTWSTNLSKETFDGLISALVKKTLRACRRSLKDADISIDEVLEVVMVGGSTRVPLVRSEVEKYFNKKPLTSIDPDKVVAIGAAIQADILAGNKPDSDILLLDVIPLSLGLETMGGLVEKVIHRNTTIPVAKAQEFTTFKDGQTAMAVHVLQGERELVDDCRSLARFELRGIPAMTAGAAHIRVTFKVDADGLLSVSAMEKSSGVESSIEVKPSFGIDDSKIAQMLKDSMNNAKADIDARMLKEQQVEAARVIESVKAAIVLDHHLLNEEETSTIEQVINSLAEISQGDDVDAIEAAIKKLDKATDVFAERRMDSSINKALSGQSVDKL from the coding sequence ATGGCTTTATTACAAATAGCAGAACCCGGACTTAGTACAGTACCTCACGAACATAGATTAGCTGCAGGTATCGATTTAGGTACAACAAATTCACTTATCGCTAGTGTGCAAAGCGGTGAAGCGAGCACGTTAGTTGACCAAGATGGTCGCGATATATTGCCTTCTATTGTGAGTTATCAACCAAATGATATTTTGGTAGGTGAGGCAGCAAAAGCATTAAGTGTGAGTGATCCTCAAAATACTATTGTATCGGCTAAACGTTTAATTGGTCGCTCTTTAACTGATATTCAAAGTAAGTATCCTTCTTTGCCATATCAATTTACCGGCGATGAAAACAAGCCAGAAATTGTCACTCGTCAAGGTAATATTAACCCTGTACAAGTGTCGGCTGAAATTTTAAAAAGCTTAGCCCAACGTGCTGAAAAAGCACTGGGTGGAGAGCTTACGGGTGTGGTTGTTACTGTGCCTGCGCATTTTGATGATGCACAACGTCAAAGTACCAAAGACGCGGCAAAATTGGCTGGCGTTAACGTATTACGTCTTCTTAATGAGCCAACGGCAGCTGCTGTTGCTTATGGTCTTGATTCAGGACAAGAAGGTGTGATCGCTATTTACGATTTAGGTGGCGGTACCTTTGATATTTCAGTATTACGCTTAAATAAAGGTGTATTTGAAGTACTTTCTACCGGCGGTGATTCGGCATTAGGTGGCGATGATTTTGATGTTGTTTTAGCTGATTATTTAGTTGAGCAGGCTGGTTTAACTCGCCCATTATCTCCATCGCTTGAACGTCAATTAATACAGCAAGCTTGTTATGCTAAAGAACAATTAACGACATTGGATAATGTTGACGTTACGTTAACATTCGACTCGGCTGACAGTAATGACCAAACATGGTCAACTAACTTGTCAAAAGAAACTTTTGATGGTTTGATTTCAGCTTTAGTGAAAAAAACCTTAAGAGCATGTCGTCGAAGCTTAAAAGACGCTGACATTAGCATTGATGAAGTACTTGAAGTTGTTATGGTTGGTGGCTCTACGCGTGTACCTTTAGTACGCAGTGAGGTTGAAAAGTATTTCAATAAAAAACCATTAACATCAATTGATCCAGATAAAGTTGTTGCTATTGGCGCGGCTATTCAGGCTGATATTCTTGCCGGTAATAAACCTGACAGTGATATATTATTACTTGACGTTATTCCATTATCGCTTGGTTTAGAAACGATGGGCGGCTTAGTTGAAAAGGTTATTCATCGTAATACCACTATTCCTGTAGCAAAAGCGCAAGAGTTTACTACCTTCAAAGACGGGCAAACAGCCATGGCTGTGCATGTTTTACAAGGTGAACGAGAGCTTGTTGATGATTGTCGTTCGTTAGCACGTTTTGAATTACGTGGTATTCCTGCCATGACAGCAGGTGCTGCACATATTCGTGTAACATTTAAAGTTGATGCTGACGGATTATTATCTGTGAGTGCAATGGAAAAATCTTCTGGCGTTGAATCAAGCATTGAAGTGAAACCTTCTTTTGGTATCGACGACAGTAAAATTGCACAAATGCTTAAAGATTCAATGAATAACGCTAAAGCGGATATTGATGCTCGTATGCTAAAAGAGCAACAAGTTGAAGCTGCACGTGTTATTGAATCGGTTAAAGCGGCAATCGTGTTAGATCATCATTTACTTAATGAAGAAGAAACGTCTACTATTGAGCAAGTGATAAATTCGTTAGCTGAAATTAGCCAAGGTGACGATGTTGATGCTATTGAAGCCGCGATTAAAAAATTAGATAAAGCGACTGATGTATTTGCTGAACGACGTATGGATAGTTCAATTAATAAAGCGTTAAGTGGTCAGTCTGTCGATAAATTATAA